One Telluria mixta DNA window includes the following coding sequences:
- a CDS encoding glycoside hydrolase, which yields MIARSLRIMSSRCVVVIGLCVLASGARADNNNDKSPGVSAAVKVDWRHPGPPFEGWGTALAWFAHVSGRFAEPHRTQLADLLYGPEGLALNIARYNIGGGNAPDTPPYLRPGGDVPGFWRKPGADGWNPDADDAWDWSADAGQRWWLDAIKTRVAPRDLILEAFSNSPPYFMTRSGLVSGNVNGLEDNLLPGFETQFARYLARVTAELERRHGIRFRTLSPINEPNTPYWFSTNKQEGAHWSPEGQSRMFVALAQVLKQQGMTTEIAGPDETNPQTFFVDWAGLSADAKAVIRQINVHTYEWIAKSGVRDIAETSGKRLWMSEVDLSPSNVREDINDMRPAIALAQQIVTDINSMNPRAWVLWQAIENRSSDPKNSSNWGLIKADFSNLERPEYQITKKFWAFANFTRFIRPGYRFLKSDHPDALVAENPETNEVVIVAVNPGIVSRILDIRLPDTKRGKLTCKTFITQANDSLATSKPASCAARLTVHSRPMSVVTVVATPQK from the coding sequence ATGATCGCTCGTTCACTGCGGATCATGTCGTCAAGGTGTGTGGTTGTCATCGGATTGTGTGTCCTGGCAAGCGGTGCCCGTGCCGACAACAATAACGACAAGTCGCCGGGTGTCTCCGCCGCTGTGAAGGTCGACTGGCGGCATCCGGGTCCGCCGTTTGAAGGATGGGGAACCGCGCTTGCCTGGTTTGCCCATGTGAGCGGGCGATTCGCCGAGCCACATCGGACGCAATTGGCCGATTTGCTCTATGGGCCGGAAGGTCTTGCGCTGAATATCGCGCGTTACAACATCGGTGGCGGCAATGCGCCGGACACGCCGCCGTATCTGCGCCCCGGCGGGGATGTTCCCGGATTCTGGCGCAAGCCGGGCGCAGATGGGTGGAACCCGGATGCCGACGATGCCTGGGACTGGTCCGCGGATGCGGGGCAGCGCTGGTGGCTCGATGCAATCAAGACGCGGGTAGCGCCGCGCGATTTGATCCTGGAAGCGTTTTCGAACTCCCCTCCCTATTTCATGACCCGCAGCGGGCTGGTCTCCGGTAACGTCAACGGGTTGGAGGATAACCTTCTTCCGGGATTCGAAACCCAATTTGCGAGGTATCTGGCGCGAGTCACGGCGGAGCTCGAGCGGCGGCATGGCATTCGATTCAGGACACTCTCTCCGATCAACGAGCCCAATACGCCTTATTGGTTTTCCACGAACAAGCAAGAGGGCGCGCATTGGTCGCCCGAAGGGCAGTCGCGCATGTTCGTGGCGTTGGCGCAGGTATTGAAACAACAGGGCATGACGACGGAGATAGCCGGACCGGACGAGACCAATCCTCAGACCTTTTTCGTCGATTGGGCTGGTCTGTCGGCCGATGCGAAAGCTGTTATCCGCCAAATCAACGTCCACACCTACGAATGGATAGCAAAAAGCGGGGTCCGGGATATCGCGGAAACTTCTGGCAAACGGTTATGGATGTCGGAAGTCGACCTCTCGCCCAGCAATGTGCGTGAAGACATCAATGACATGCGTCCAGCCATCGCACTGGCTCAGCAGATCGTTACCGACATTAACAGCATGAATCCCCGCGCGTGGGTGCTGTGGCAAGCCATCGAAAACAGGTCTTCCGATCCGAAGAACAGCTCGAATTGGGGATTGATCAAGGCTGATTTTTCAAACCTGGAGCGGCCGGAATATCAGATTACGAAGAAATTCTGGGCGTTTGCCAATTTCACGAGATTCATCAGGCCGGGATATCGCTTCCTGAAATCCGATCACCCGGATGCATTGGTGGCTGAAAATCCCGAGACGAATGAAGTCGTCATCGTGGCAGTCAATCCGGGGATCGTATCGCGGATTCTGGACATCCGGCTGCCGGATACGAAACGCGGCAAATTGACGTGCAAAACCTTTATTACGCAGGCAAACGACAGCCTCGCGACGTCGAAACCCGCTTCGTGCGCCGCCAGGTTGACCGTGCATTCGCGACCCATGTCGGTGGTGACCGTCGTCGCGACACCTCAAAAATAG
- a CDS encoding tryptophan halogenase family protein gives MSERAAGLSPARFFSLQGDRMVKDKWIHKVVILGGGTAGWMTAAALSHTFGQAVEIVLVESDAIGTVGVGEATIPPIRTFHDMIGIDEAEFIRATGATFKLGIEFRGWLNERSTYFHPFGAYGVERDIGYFFQYWLRLKEKGQVADFSEFSLCTLAARNNVFAPASERPGDPLQHLQSAYHFDAGRYATYLKGVCIARGVSHKIGDMLTAEHDSENGHIRGLKLKSGELVSGDLFIDCSGQRAMLLGQELGVDYEDWSRWLPMNRACAVPCEQRLALTPYTISTARPFGWQWRIPLQHRVGNGVVYSSEFTSDEAAERCLLDGLEGEPLAPINRIKFTAGRRKTPWYKNVVAIGLASGFLEPLESTSIYFIQSSIQRLIRYFPDTGFSPVCAQAFNKEAVREIENVRDFLILHYHATERDDSALWRYVKAMRIPDSLQERIELFRERGQLNLAAEELFQSTSWHAVLLGQGIQPKTYMPTMALQDDAVLANAYNNLERNFKKIVSRLPDHAAYIKEKKLTSVMENR, from the coding sequence ATGAGCGAACGCGCCGCGGGTCTTTCCCCGGCGCGTTTTTTCAGCCTTCAAGGGGATAGGATGGTCAAGGATAAATGGATTCATAAAGTCGTCATTCTCGGCGGCGGCACCGCCGGATGGATGACGGCGGCCGCGTTGTCCCACACGTTCGGTCAGGCCGTCGAGATCGTCCTGGTCGAGTCCGACGCCATCGGCACGGTCGGCGTCGGAGAAGCGACGATTCCGCCGATCCGCACGTTTCACGACATGATCGGTATCGATGAAGCGGAGTTCATACGCGCCACCGGTGCGACCTTCAAACTCGGTATCGAATTCCGTGGATGGCTGAATGAACGTTCGACGTATTTCCACCCGTTCGGCGCGTATGGGGTGGAACGCGACATCGGCTACTTCTTCCAGTACTGGCTGCGTTTGAAGGAGAAGGGGCAGGTTGCCGACTTCTCCGAATTCTCGCTATGTACGTTGGCAGCGCGAAACAACGTATTCGCGCCCGCGTCCGAACGGCCGGGCGATCCACTGCAGCACCTCCAGTCGGCCTATCACTTCGACGCCGGCCGCTATGCAACCTATTTGAAGGGCGTCTGCATCGCGCGCGGCGTGTCGCACAAGATCGGCGACATGCTGACGGCGGAACACGACTCTGAAAATGGACACATCAGGGGTCTGAAACTCAAGTCGGGCGAGCTTGTGTCGGGTGACTTGTTCATCGATTGCTCCGGACAGCGGGCCATGCTTCTCGGGCAGGAACTGGGTGTCGACTATGAAGACTGGTCACGCTGGCTGCCGATGAATCGCGCCTGTGCAGTGCCTTGTGAACAAAGGCTGGCTCTGACGCCCTATACGATTTCCACGGCCAGGCCTTTTGGGTGGCAGTGGCGGATACCTTTGCAACATCGCGTGGGTAACGGTGTGGTGTATTCGAGCGAATTTACCTCGGATGAGGCGGCAGAGCGGTGTCTGCTGGATGGACTGGAGGGGGAGCCACTCGCGCCGATCAACCGCATCAAGTTCACGGCAGGACGGCGCAAGACGCCCTGGTACAAGAACGTGGTGGCCATCGGGCTTGCCAGCGGGTTTCTCGAGCCGCTGGAGTCGACCAGCATTTACTTTATTCAATCCAGCATCCAGCGGCTCATCAGGTACTTCCCGGATACCGGGTTTTCTCCGGTGTGCGCACAGGCTTTCAATAAGGAAGCGGTCCGGGAAATCGAAAACGTCAGGGACTTCCTCATCCTGCATTATCACGCCACCGAGCGCGACGACTCGGCATTATGGCGCTACGTGAAAGCCATGCGGATTCCGGACAGCCTCCAGGAACGTATTGAGCTGTTCCGTGAGCGTGGACAGCTGAACCTCGCTGCTGAAGAACTGTTCCAGAGCACGTCCTGGCACGCCGTCCTGTTGGGGCAGGGGATTCAACCAAAAACGTATATGCCGACCATGGCCCTGCAAGACGACGCCGTCCTCGCGAATGCGTACAACAATCTTGAGCGCAACTTTAAAAAAATCGTGTCGAGGCTTCCGGATCATGCCGCCTACATCAAGGAAAAGAAGCTGACCTCGGTCATGGAGAATCGCTGA
- a CDS encoding TonB-dependent receptor, with amino-acid sequence MVAQACALLVAGPIAAHAQDTGTASASGDATAPSTVIVTGQRAALKSARDLKQDANQIVDSIQATDIGKLPDVSTVESLQRVAGVQIQRRYGEGGTDYDHRTEPAITIRGITQVRNLIDGRDFFTANGGRAPDLEGLPSELMAGVDVYKNAASNLIEGGVGGVVNIRTRLPFDSKEDVNVITLKSNYYDRIRKYSPSGSGLLSRQFKTDFGRMGFLVNATASKTYYRQDAVLQQQQHCLTATVGKCATDPAQAPSAAKVAAYNSMPNKGSLSELYVPTSFEMYQDSGERKRQGLALAYQWQVNNDVLLTAQNLYSNYTFIRRGEYIYGDDKNSDPRAAAGSTWTWAADGSATSGVLSPQIFSSSRFDQDVRNRTNLSAVNLKWRISDRLRSKTDFAYERASYDADRNGDSIKLYDNESRSVANIPNLNLAFDVRGRIPTFSIVDPANPGNPYAYFGNPKNWYYEWLANAVDRHKLNMSALSQDFDYDLGGDSFFTKLHVGIRAADTKVLLRGNWNNTGVCNDTGTNPSWGACPLIPVAQHPGLAYAGPASNFMQPGIGWPVAVFPEYANPNSSVLDRTVATYAELFAGKPNTYTFDTTFRPGDINEQREKTRSFFVTGDFGTSVFGYDLDGTAGIRVVKTDQTSIGYVQDSTGSRAATLNNSYKNFLPSLNTRLHLNEDVQVRFGYSKTMTRPNFTDMAAHVQLNPNIPSQYDANGRPTGSSGNPYLKPMTATSYDLTLEDYWGTSNMAFVGLFKKDISGYLAGGTEPMNFGGVIYDIGTSINLGKGTVKGIEAGFTQFFDFLPDPFKGFGIQANYTYVDSSVELKPGTLIPLPKLSKNSYNLIGLYEKGPLQARLAYNWRSSYLDQINGSGVFGANQYAAPYSSLDASLSYQINKIFTLSADAVNLRNSMYHTYVERPSGGLLWQLNDRRYSVSLKASF; translated from the coding sequence ATGGTGGCCCAAGCCTGCGCGCTGCTCGTGGCAGGGCCCATTGCCGCGCATGCGCAGGACACGGGCACGGCGAGTGCCAGCGGAGACGCGACCGCCCCGAGCACCGTGATCGTCACCGGTCAGCGGGCGGCGTTGAAGTCGGCGCGCGATCTCAAGCAGGACGCCAACCAGATCGTCGACTCGATCCAGGCAACCGATATCGGCAAGCTGCCGGACGTGAGTACCGTCGAGTCGCTGCAGCGGGTCGCAGGCGTCCAGATCCAGCGCCGCTATGGCGAGGGTGGCACCGATTACGACCATCGCACCGAGCCCGCGATCACGATCCGCGGCATCACGCAGGTTCGCAACCTGATCGACGGACGCGACTTTTTTACGGCCAACGGTGGCCGGGCGCCGGACCTGGAAGGGCTCCCGTCCGAACTCATGGCCGGCGTCGACGTCTACAAGAATGCGGCGTCCAACCTGATCGAAGGCGGTGTCGGCGGCGTGGTCAACATTCGCACGCGACTGCCATTCGACTCAAAAGAAGACGTCAACGTCATTACGCTCAAGTCCAATTACTACGACCGGATTCGCAAGTATTCGCCGTCGGGTTCGGGACTGTTGAGCCGCCAGTTCAAGACGGACTTTGGCCGCATGGGCTTCCTGGTCAATGCAACGGCGAGCAAGACCTATTATCGCCAGGACGCCGTTCTTCAACAGCAGCAGCACTGCCTGACGGCCACGGTTGGCAAATGTGCGACCGACCCGGCGCAGGCGCCCTCGGCGGCCAAGGTCGCGGCCTACAATTCGATGCCCAACAAGGGGTCTCTCTCCGAACTCTATGTGCCGACATCCTTCGAGATGTACCAGGACTCGGGTGAGCGCAAGCGCCAGGGCCTGGCGCTCGCCTACCAGTGGCAGGTGAACAACGACGTTCTCCTCACGGCACAAAATCTCTATTCGAACTACACGTTCATCCGTCGCGGAGAATACATCTACGGCGACGACAAGAACAGCGACCCGCGCGCAGCAGCGGGTTCCACATGGACCTGGGCAGCGGATGGCAGCGCTACGAGCGGCGTATTGTCGCCGCAGATTTTTTCGTCGTCCCGCTTCGACCAGGATGTTCGCAATCGCACGAACCTGTCCGCCGTGAACCTCAAGTGGCGCATCTCGGACAGGCTCAGGTCGAAGACCGACTTCGCGTATGAACGTGCCAGCTACGACGCCGACCGCAATGGCGACTCGATCAAGCTGTACGATAATGAAAGCAGAAGCGTCGCCAATATTCCCAACCTGAATCTGGCCTTCGATGTGCGCGGCAGGATCCCGACATTTTCGATCGTCGATCCGGCCAATCCGGGCAATCCGTATGCCTATTTCGGCAATCCGAAGAATTGGTATTACGAGTGGCTCGCCAATGCTGTCGACCGCCATAAGCTGAACATGTCGGCGCTCAGCCAGGATTTCGACTACGACCTCGGGGGCGACAGCTTCTTTACCAAACTGCACGTCGGCATCCGGGCAGCCGATACCAAGGTGCTGTTGCGGGGTAACTGGAACAACACCGGCGTGTGCAACGACACGGGCACCAACCCCAGCTGGGGAGCATGCCCGCTTATTCCGGTTGCGCAACACCCAGGTCTCGCCTACGCCGGGCCTGCCAGCAATTTCATGCAGCCGGGTATTGGCTGGCCTGTTGCAGTGTTCCCGGAGTACGCCAATCCCAACTCGAGCGTTCTCGATCGTACCGTTGCGACTTATGCGGAGTTATTCGCCGGGAAGCCCAATACGTATACGTTCGATACCACGTTCCGTCCCGGGGATATCAACGAGCAACGGGAAAAGACGCGGTCCTTCTTTGTCACGGGTGACTTCGGTACGAGCGTATTCGGTTACGACCTCGACGGTACCGCCGGTATTCGCGTCGTGAAGACCGATCAGACGTCGATCGGCTATGTGCAGGACAGCACCGGATCGCGCGCTGCCACGCTCAATAACAGCTACAAGAATTTCCTCCCCAGCCTCAATACACGCCTGCACCTGAACGAGGACGTGCAGGTCCGGTTTGGCTACAGCAAGACGATGACGCGGCCAAACTTTACCGACATGGCCGCCCATGTTCAGTTGAATCCGAACATCCCTTCGCAGTACGACGCCAACGGACGCCCGACGGGCAGTTCCGGTAATCCGTACCTGAAGCCGATGACTGCGACTTCCTACGACTTGACGTTGGAAGACTATTGGGGAACGTCGAATATGGCGTTCGTCGGTTTGTTCAAGAAGGATATCAGCGGTTACCTGGCCGGCGGCACCGAACCGATGAACTTCGGTGGCGTCATCTACGACATCGGAACCAGCATCAATCTCGGCAAGGGCACCGTAAAAGGCATCGAAGCCGGCTTTACCCAGTTCTTCGATTTCCTTCCCGACCCATTCAAGGGATTCGGCATACAGGCCAACTATACCTATGTGGACTCGAGCGTCGAGCTCAAGCCCGGGACGCTTATTCCCTTGCCGAAGTTGTCCAAGAATAGCTACAACCTGATCGGCCTCTATGAAAAGGGACCGTTACAGGCGCGTCTGGCGTACAACTGGCGTTCCTCTTACCTTGACCAGATCAACGGCAGTGGTGTGTTTGGCGCAAACCAGTACGCAGCCCCGTATTCGTCGCTCGATGCGTCGTTGAGCTATCAGATCAACAAGATCTTCACACTGTCGGCGGACGCCGTGAATCTGAGGAACTCGATGTACCACACGTATGTCGAGCGCCCCTCGGGCGGTTTGTTGTGGCAACTTAACGACCGCCGTTATAGTGTCTCCCTGAAAGCAAGCTTCTAG